One genomic window of Trueperaceae bacterium includes the following:
- the hisC gene encoding histidinol-phosphate transaminase — protein MTIRNAVKALAPYRFTPHAEPVKLDQNESPDDVPATLKARVVKRLADGAWNRYPDLTPTRLEARLAEHAGWDPDGVVVGNGSNTLIQALTVVAALGRRVVTVAPTFAVYATQARLLDAELVEVPLGPRFALPVEALRAVLAEGDGAFFLANPAAPTGNLFGAHEVAPLLEAAASGTLAVLDEAYAEFAGGHLTELVARHPHAVSLRTFSKALGLAGARVGYALAHPEVARELRKALLPFSLDLWQLTVAEVLLDEPALVTERVAHVARERARLTERLAALPGLEPFPSRTNFVLFRAPDPAALHAALLRAGVVVRRQDHLPGAAGCLRVSVGTAAENDTFLAACRSALEAGADAAAPSTGGPR, from the coding sequence ATGACGATAAGGAACGCCGTCAAGGCGCTCGCCCCGTACCGCTTCACGCCCCACGCGGAGCCGGTCAAGCTCGACCAGAACGAGAGCCCCGACGACGTCCCGGCCACGCTGAAGGCCCGCGTCGTGAAGCGCCTGGCGGACGGCGCCTGGAACCGCTACCCCGACCTCACCCCCACCCGGCTGGAGGCGCGCCTCGCCGAGCACGCCGGCTGGGACCCGGACGGCGTCGTGGTGGGCAACGGCTCCAACACGCTCATCCAGGCGCTCACCGTCGTGGCCGCGCTGGGACGACGCGTCGTCACCGTCGCCCCGACCTTCGCCGTCTACGCCACGCAGGCGCGCCTGCTGGACGCCGAGTTGGTGGAGGTGCCGCTCGGCCCCCGCTTCGCCCTGCCCGTCGAGGCGCTGCGCGCCGTCCTGGCGGAGGGCGACGGCGCCTTCTTCCTCGCCAACCCGGCTGCGCCCACGGGCAACCTGTTCGGAGCTCACGAGGTGGCCCCGCTCCTCGAGGCCGCCGCGAGCGGCACGCTGGCCGTCCTCGACGAGGCCTACGCGGAGTTCGCCGGCGGCCACCTGACGGAGCTCGTGGCGCGCCACCCTCACGCCGTGAGCCTGCGGACGTTCAGCAAGGCGCTGGGGCTGGCGGGGGCGCGGGTGGGGTACGCCCTCGCTCACCCCGAGGTGGCGCGCGAGCTGCGCAAGGCCCTCCTGCCGTTCAGCCTCGACCTCTGGCAACTCACCGTGGCCGAGGTGCTCCTGGACGAGCCGGCGCTGGTCACCGAGCGCGTGGCGCACGTCGCGCGGGAGCGTGCCAGGCTGACGGAGCGGCTCGCCGCGCTCCCGGGACTCGAGCCCTTCCCGTCGCGGACGAACTTCGTGCTCTTCCGCGCCCCCGACCCGGCGGCGCTGCACGCCGCGCTGCTGCGCGCCGGCGTGGTGGTCAGGCGCCAGGATCACCTGCCCGGAGCGGCCGGCTGCCTGCGGGTCTCCGTGGGCACCGCCGCAGAGAACGACACCTTCCTGGCCGCCTGCCGCTCCGCCCTGGAGGCCGGGGCGGACGCCGCCGCGCCCAGCACCGGAGGACCCCGATGA
- the hisB gene encoding imidazoleglycerol-phosphate dehydratase HisB → MSRTADVTRETTETSIRLSLDLDSRPDAESGATTGHGFLDHLLAMLVRHGRLRLAVEARGDLHVDVHHLAEDCGIVLGQAVAQALGDRRGVERYGSAFVPMDETLAHVVLDLSGRPHLTFEPGGLVGDAGGFNAYHLREFLRGFANHAGATIHVRLLQADETHHACEAVMKAFARALRDAARLTHDELPSTKGLL, encoded by the coding sequence ATGAGCCGCACCGCCGACGTGACCCGCGAGACCACCGAGACGAGCATCAGGCTGAGCCTGGACCTCGACTCCCGGCCCGACGCCGAGAGCGGCGCGACCACGGGCCACGGCTTCCTGGACCACCTGCTCGCCATGCTCGTGCGTCACGGCCGTCTGCGGCTCGCCGTCGAGGCGCGCGGCGACCTCCACGTCGACGTGCACCACCTGGCGGAGGACTGCGGCATCGTGCTCGGGCAGGCCGTGGCGCAGGCGCTCGGCGACCGGCGCGGCGTGGAGCGGTACGGCAGCGCCTTCGTCCCCATGGACGAGACGCTGGCGCACGTCGTCCTCGACCTGTCGGGGAGGCCGCACCTCACGTTCGAGCCCGGCGGTCTCGTTGGCGACGCCGGAGGCTTCAACGCCTACCACCTGCGCGAGTTCCTGCGCGGCTTCGCCAACCACGCGGGCGCCACCATCCACGTCCGCCTCCTCCAGGCCGACGAGACGCATCACGCCTGCGAGGCCGTCATGAAGGCGTTCGCGCGGGCCCTGCGCGACGCGGCCCGGCTGACCCACGACGAGCTGCCCTCCACCAAGGGGCTCCTGTGA
- the hisH gene encoding imidazole glycerol phosphate synthase subunit HisH, with the protein MTTVVIDYGAGNLRSIERALAVAGLAPRVVADPAAVGSCDLLVLPGQGHFGQVARAFRTSGFEKLVRAHVAAGRPFLGICVGLQLLLDGSDEAPGEPGLGLVAGWVRRFPAGAATVPQMGWNQLTPRGDSPLLRGVAPGSHVYFANSYYADVVAPTALAGATTTYAGVEFMSAFSAGNLHATQFHPEKSQAVGLRILGNLGSSVRRAAA; encoded by the coding sequence GTGACGACGGTGGTCATCGACTACGGCGCCGGCAACCTGCGCAGCATCGAGCGCGCCCTCGCCGTCGCCGGGCTCGCGCCGCGCGTCGTGGCCGACCCCGCCGCCGTCGGCTCCTGTGATCTGCTCGTCCTACCCGGCCAGGGTCACTTCGGTCAGGTCGCGCGCGCCTTCCGCACGTCGGGCTTCGAGAAGTTGGTGCGCGCCCACGTCGCGGCCGGCCGGCCGTTCCTCGGCATCTGCGTGGGGCTGCAGCTACTGCTCGACGGTTCCGACGAGGCGCCGGGCGAGCCGGGCCTCGGCCTCGTCGCCGGGTGGGTGCGGCGCTTCCCTGCCGGCGCGGCGACCGTGCCGCAGATGGGTTGGAACCAGTTGACGCCGAGGGGCGATTCGCCCCTCCTGCGCGGCGTGGCACCCGGCTCCCACGTCTACTTCGCCAACTCCTACTACGCCGACGTGGTCGCACCGACCGCCCTCGCCGGCGCCACGACGACCTACGCGGGCGTCGAGTTCATGTCGGCCTTCTCCGCCGGCAACCTGCACGCCACCCAGTTCCACCCCGAGAAGAGCCAGGCGGTCGGGCTCCGCATCCTCGGCAACCTCGGGAGTTCCGTGCGGCGAGCGGCGGCGTGA